The following coding sequences lie in one Palaeococcus ferrophilus DSM 13482 genomic window:
- a CDS encoding DNA-directed DNA polymerase II small subunit: MKLVEDLIKNNYLITPPAYYTLAHHYENGSFTLAELVKFAKSRGTFVIDEGTAEEFIKWKGLISSGANGEHESVEEPSVEGMESGTEGAVPQEKELLMGESAGVENSSIEVTAVEESPAVESAPESPEFSNEDVQMEEPLTNGDETLVSNGTWAGSNGDYNGDEGAVKAVYSDYGVLVPLEEEPPEEIGAKSYSVYADFKVTPREGFRPRAAEMPSEARVEFDVRNVKLTPPKVKNAASKEGEIIIRSYELHFRSRLRKLRRILRDTNELTGVVDIGRLSYTAGYEDPVTIIGLVNSKRETRKGFMFELEDATGTVKVFIKRDNPDYSKVWEVLLDSVVAFSGYYSKRGLFFAEHIYLPDVPLYRREKPPLEEPVYAALISDIHVGSDTFCEKAFMKFMKWLNGYTASREEEEILDRLKYLIIAGDVVDGVGIYPGQYNELLIPDIFDQYEALANLLSNVPEHIQVFIGPGNHDAARTALPQPGFYEEYAYPLLKLKNTTIISNPAVLDLHGRKFLIAHGRGIEDIVGNVPNTSHHEPARPMVELLKLRHLAPTFGGKVPVAPDPEDLLVIEEVPDFVQMGHVHVLDYQVYRGVFLLNSATWQAQTEFQKMVNIVPTPAKVPIVDVGTARLKTVVDFSKWCEGM, translated from the coding sequence ATGAAGCTCGTTGAAGATTTAATAAAGAACAACTACCTGATAACGCCCCCCGCGTACTACACGCTGGCCCACCACTACGAGAACGGCTCCTTCACCCTCGCCGAGCTCGTGAAGTTCGCCAAGTCCAGGGGAACGTTCGTCATTGATGAGGGGACCGCGGAGGAGTTCATCAAATGGAAGGGCTTGATTTCCAGTGGAGCTAATGGAGAGCATGAATCTGTCGAAGAGCCTTCCGTGGAGGGGATGGAATCCGGCACGGAGGGGGCGGTTCCACAGGAAAAAGAACTCCTAATGGGGGAATCTGCAGGGGTCGAGAACTCTTCTATTGAGGTCACGGCTGTTGAGGAATCCCCGGCGGTGGAAAGCGCCCCCGAAAGTCCTGAATTTTCCAATGAGGACGTTCAAATGGAAGAACCATTAACCAACGGGGATGAAACCTTGGTTTCCAATGGAACATGGGCTGGGTCCAACGGGGACTACAACGGGGATGAGGGTGCGGTCAAGGCGGTTTACTCCGACTACGGTGTTCTCGTCCCCCTCGAGGAGGAGCCCCCTGAAGAGATCGGGGCCAAGAGTTATTCCGTCTACGCCGACTTCAAGGTGACTCCCAGGGAGGGCTTCAGGCCCAGGGCCGCGGAGATGCCCTCCGAGGCGAGGGTTGAGTTCGACGTAAGGAACGTGAAGCTCACACCACCGAAGGTCAAGAACGCCGCCTCAAAGGAGGGGGAGATAATAATCCGCTCCTACGAGCTCCACTTCAGGAGCAGACTCAGGAAGCTGCGCCGGATTCTCCGCGACACAAACGAGCTCACGGGCGTTGTGGACATAGGGAGGCTCAGCTACACCGCGGGCTACGAGGACCCGGTCACGATAATAGGCCTCGTGAACTCCAAGAGGGAAACCAGGAAGGGTTTCATGTTCGAGCTGGAAGACGCCACCGGAACCGTGAAGGTGTTCATCAAGCGCGACAACCCCGACTACTCCAAGGTGTGGGAGGTTCTCCTAGACAGTGTGGTGGCCTTCTCGGGCTACTACTCCAAGAGGGGCCTCTTCTTCGCGGAGCACATCTACCTCCCCGACGTTCCGCTCTACCGCAGGGAGAAGCCGCCCCTCGAGGAGCCCGTCTATGCAGCGCTGATAAGCGACATCCACGTTGGGTCCGACACCTTCTGCGAGAAGGCCTTCATGAAGTTCATGAAGTGGCTCAACGGCTACACCGCGAGCAGAGAGGAGGAAGAAATCCTGGACAGGCTCAAATACCTCATAATAGCGGGCGACGTGGTTGATGGCGTTGGCATCTACCCGGGCCAGTACAACGAGCTCCTCATACCGGATATATTCGACCAGTACGAGGCCCTAGCCAACCTCCTCTCCAACGTCCCTGAGCACATCCAGGTGTTCATAGGGCCTGGAAACCACGACGCGGCCAGAACCGCCCTACCCCAGCCCGGCTTCTACGAGGAGTACGCCTATCCCCTCTTAAAGCTCAAGAACACTACGATAATAAGCAACCCCGCCGTCCTCGACCTCCATGGAAGGAAGTTCCTAATAGCGCACGGGAGGGGCATAGAGGACATTGTCGGAAACGTGCCCAACACCAGCCACCACGAGCCTGCGAGGCCCATGGTGGAACTCCTGAAGCTGCGCCATCTCGCCCCCACCTTCGGAGGAAAGGTGCCCGTTGCACCCGACCCCGAGGACTTGCTCGTTATAGAGGAGGTTCCGGACTTCGTGCAGATGGGGCACGTCCACGTTCTCGATTACCAGGTCTACAGAGGGGTGTTCCTCCTCAACAGCGCCACGTGGCAGGCCCAGACGGAGTTCCAGAAGATGGTGAACATAGTGCCCACCCCCGCGAAGGTTCCGATAGTTGACGTGGGCACCGCCAGGTTGAAGACGGTTGTTGATTTCAGCAAGTGGTGCGAGGGGATGTGA
- a CDS encoding DNA-directed DNA polymerase II large subunit, whose product MTELYSDEMKAYFESLQREIDRAYEIAEKARAQGKDPVPEIEVPQATDMAGRVESLVGPKGVAERIRALVKEHGKELAALKIVDEIIEGRFGELGDEETLAEQAVRTSLAVLTEGIVSAPLEGIAFVKVRQNFDGSRYLALYYAGPIRSSGGTAQALSVLVGDYVRKKLGLDRYKPTPEEIERYVEEVDLYHRAVSRLQYHPSADEVRLAIKSIPVEITGEATDQVEVSGYRNLPRVETNQLRGGAILVLAEGVLQKAKKLLKYIDKLEVEGWEWLREFVESKESGKGKEKQEVVEESAEEETTAEVEMGFYYRLYEEFRKKIAPNKKYTKEIIGGRPLFAEPSTNGGFRLRYGRSRTSGFATWSVHPATMLLLDEFIAVGTQMKTERPGKGCITTPATTIEGPIVKLRDGSVVRVEDYETALRVRDSIEEILYVGDALVNFGDFVENNQTLLPANYAEEWWIQEFVKAVKDVYEVELKPFEENDGEDVEEAAEYLDVEPDFLGRLLYDPLRVRPRVEEAIHFSRVLRIPLHPYYTLYWNTLGVEELLALQEGLVDASIEWDSFRGVKFAKRLTTRNFSIKRSLELLGLPHRVENGEIVVEYPWSAALLTPLLNLERRLEPKPFHTPIDIINAVSDVKLRDRGMSWIGARMGRPEKAKERKMKPPVHVLFPIGLAGGSSRDIYKAFQEGKSTTVEIARFKCPSCGHVDIFPRCPKCGSRTEHLYTCPSCGHTSTEERVCPKCKVEMKPYAKTTFKIGDYLRPAMDNVKVYTLDRLKGVLGMSSAFKLAEPLEKGLLRAKNDVYVFKDGTIRFDATDAPVTHFRPREIGTSVEKLRELGYTHDFEGKPLESEDQILELKVQDVILPKTAGEYLLKVANFIDDLLERFYGLPRFYNAEKMEDLVGHLVIGLAPHTSAGIMGRIIGFVDALVGYAHPYYHAAKRRNCFPGDTRILVQIDGMPRRITLRELYDLFEEEQYENMVYVRKKPKVDVKVYSFDPESGKVVLTDIEDVIKAPSTDHLIRFELELGRGFETTVDHPVLVYEDGEFVEKRAFEVREGEQMAVVEGDTVVTSPVKRVKYIASKDDFVFSLNAKNYHNVIINENIVTHQCDGDEDAVMLLLDALLNFSKYYLPEKRGGKMDAPLVVTTRLDPREVDSEVHNMDVVRYYPLEFYRATYELKSPKEVKVIERVEDRLGKPEMYEGIKFTHDSDDIALGPKMSLYKQLGDMEDKVRRQLDLAKRIRAVDEHHVAETIINSHLIPDLRGNLRSFTRQEFRCVKCNTKYRRPPMSGKCPKCGGKIVLTVSKGAIEKYLSTAKMLVTEFDVLDYTRQRICITEKDIDTLFTNVFPRVQTTLMVATPKDVCSTMIARRRGTLKEKPKKSNGKSWDPSKDFKKPNGEAPKNGESKPAKAPKKKKVIGLDEFFGKKS is encoded by the coding sequence ATGACTGAACTCTATTCCGATGAAATGAAGGCCTACTTCGAGTCACTCCAGCGCGAGATTGACAGGGCCTACGAAATAGCGGAAAAGGCGAGGGCCCAGGGTAAGGACCCGGTTCCCGAGATAGAGGTTCCTCAGGCAACGGACATGGCCGGCCGTGTCGAGAGCCTCGTCGGGCCCAAGGGGGTGGCCGAGAGGATAAGGGCCCTCGTCAAGGAGCACGGTAAGGAGCTGGCCGCCCTCAAGATAGTGGACGAAATCATAGAGGGGCGCTTCGGGGAGCTGGGTGACGAGGAGACGCTGGCGGAGCAGGCCGTTAGAACCTCGCTTGCCGTCCTCACGGAGGGAATCGTTTCGGCCCCCCTCGAGGGAATAGCCTTCGTCAAGGTGCGCCAGAACTTCGATGGGAGCAGGTACCTGGCGCTCTACTACGCGGGCCCAATAAGGAGTTCTGGAGGAACCGCCCAGGCCCTCAGCGTTCTCGTTGGTGACTACGTGAGGAAGAAGCTTGGCCTCGACAGGTACAAACCCACACCCGAGGAGATAGAGCGCTACGTTGAGGAGGTTGACCTCTACCACAGGGCCGTCTCGCGCCTCCAGTATCATCCGAGCGCCGACGAGGTTAGGCTCGCCATAAAGAGCATACCCGTCGAGATAACGGGTGAGGCAACGGACCAGGTCGAGGTGAGCGGTTACAGGAACCTCCCTAGGGTTGAGACGAACCAGCTCCGCGGTGGGGCCATACTCGTTCTGGCGGAGGGTGTCCTCCAGAAGGCCAAGAAGCTTCTCAAGTACATAGACAAGCTCGAGGTTGAGGGCTGGGAGTGGCTGAGGGAGTTCGTGGAGAGCAAGGAGAGCGGCAAGGGCAAGGAGAAGCAGGAGGTCGTGGAAGAGTCCGCGGAGGAGGAAACCACCGCAGAGGTGGAGATGGGCTTCTACTACCGCCTCTACGAGGAGTTCAGGAAGAAGATAGCCCCCAACAAGAAGTACACGAAGGAGATCATAGGGGGAAGGCCCCTCTTCGCCGAGCCCTCCACCAACGGCGGCTTCAGGCTGCGCTACGGTCGCTCGAGGACGAGCGGCTTCGCCACGTGGAGCGTCCATCCGGCAACGATGCTCCTCCTCGACGAGTTCATAGCCGTTGGGACGCAGATGAAGACGGAGAGACCGGGTAAAGGGTGCATAACCACTCCCGCCACGACGATAGAGGGGCCAATAGTGAAGCTCAGGGACGGCTCCGTGGTCCGCGTTGAGGACTATGAAACCGCGCTGAGGGTCAGGGATAGCATAGAGGAGATACTCTACGTTGGAGATGCGCTCGTAAACTTCGGCGACTTCGTGGAGAACAACCAGACGCTCCTGCCTGCCAACTACGCCGAAGAGTGGTGGATTCAGGAGTTCGTTAAGGCCGTGAAGGACGTTTACGAGGTCGAGCTTAAGCCGTTCGAGGAGAACGATGGTGAGGATGTGGAGGAGGCGGCCGAGTACCTTGACGTTGAGCCCGACTTCCTCGGGAGGCTCCTCTACGACCCGCTGCGCGTGAGGCCGAGGGTGGAGGAGGCCATACACTTCTCCCGCGTGCTTAGAATCCCGCTCCATCCATACTACACGCTCTACTGGAACACCCTGGGCGTTGAGGAGCTTTTGGCACTCCAGGAGGGCCTGGTGGATGCTTCGATAGAGTGGGACTCCTTCAGGGGGGTGAAGTTCGCGAAGAGGCTCACCACCAGGAACTTCTCCATAAAACGCTCCCTCGAGCTCCTCGGTCTTCCACACAGGGTTGAGAACGGGGAGATAGTGGTGGAGTACCCCTGGAGCGCCGCCCTGCTCACCCCCCTCCTCAACCTCGAGAGGAGGCTTGAGCCAAAGCCCTTCCACACGCCCATCGACATCATAAACGCCGTGAGCGACGTAAAGCTCCGCGACAGGGGGATGAGCTGGATTGGGGCGAGGATGGGAAGGCCTGAGAAGGCCAAGGAGAGGAAGATGAAGCCCCCGGTTCACGTGCTTTTCCCGATAGGGCTCGCTGGAGGAAGCTCCCGCGACATCTACAAGGCCTTCCAGGAGGGGAAGAGCACCACCGTGGAGATAGCGCGCTTCAAGTGCCCCAGCTGCGGCCACGTTGACATCTTCCCCAGGTGCCCGAAGTGCGGCTCAAGGACGGAGCACCTCTACACCTGCCCCTCCTGCGGTCACACCTCGACGGAGGAGAGGGTCTGTCCCAAGTGCAAGGTCGAGATGAAGCCCTACGCAAAGACCACGTTCAAAATAGGCGATTACCTCAGGCCTGCTATGGACAACGTGAAGGTTTACACGCTCGACAGGCTCAAGGGCGTCCTGGGTATGAGCTCCGCCTTCAAGCTTGCAGAACCGCTTGAGAAGGGCCTCCTTAGGGCCAAAAACGACGTCTACGTCTTCAAAGACGGAACCATCCGTTTCGACGCAACCGACGCTCCGGTGACGCACTTCAGACCTAGGGAGATCGGGACGAGCGTGGAGAAGCTCCGCGAGCTCGGCTACACCCACGACTTCGAGGGGAAGCCCCTCGAGAGCGAGGACCAGATACTCGAGCTCAAGGTGCAGGACGTTATCCTCCCCAAAACCGCCGGTGAGTACCTCCTCAAGGTGGCCAACTTCATAGACGACCTCCTCGAGAGGTTCTACGGTCTGCCAAGGTTCTACAACGCCGAGAAGATGGAGGACCTTGTGGGTCACCTCGTGATAGGTCTGGCCCCCCACACCTCTGCGGGTATAATGGGTAGAATCATAGGCTTCGTGGACGCTCTGGTGGGCTACGCGCACCCCTACTATCATGCAGCCAAGAGGAGGAACTGCTTCCCCGGCGACACGAGGATACTTGTGCAGATAGACGGTATGCCGAGGAGGATAACCCTCAGGGAACTCTACGACCTCTTTGAAGAAGAGCAGTATGAAAACATGGTCTACGTGAGGAAGAAGCCGAAGGTGGACGTTAAGGTCTATTCATTTGACCCTGAGAGTGGAAAGGTCGTCCTTACTGACATAGAGGATGTCATAAAGGCACCATCAACGGATCATTTGATAAGGTTCGAGCTCGAGCTCGGCAGGGGCTTTGAAACGACGGTTGACCACCCGGTGCTCGTCTATGAGGACGGCGAGTTCGTTGAGAAGAGGGCCTTTGAGGTCAGGGAAGGGGAACAAATGGCAGTCGTCGAGGGTGACACTGTAGTAACTTCTCCTGTAAAGCGCGTTAAATACATCGCTTCAAAGGATGACTTTGTGTTCTCATTAAATGCCAAAAATTATCATAATGTGATTATTAACGAGAATATTGTAACACACCAATGCGACGGCGACGAGGATGCAGTAATGCTCCTCCTAGATGCCCTCCTCAACTTCAGCAAGTACTACCTGCCAGAAAAGCGTGGCGGAAAGATGGACGCTCCGCTTGTCGTCACCACGAGGCTCGATCCTAGGGAGGTGGACAGCGAGGTCCACAACATGGACGTGGTGAGGTACTATCCCCTCGAGTTCTACAGGGCCACCTACGAGCTCAAATCCCCGAAGGAAGTGAAGGTCATCGAGCGCGTCGAGGACCGCTTAGGAAAACCCGAGATGTACGAGGGCATAAAGTTCACCCACGACAGCGACGACATAGCCCTGGGCCCCAAGATGAGCCTCTACAAGCAGTTAGGCGACATGGAGGACAAGGTTAGGAGACAGCTCGACCTCGCGAAGCGCATAAGGGCCGTTGACGAGCACCACGTGGCCGAGACCATCATAAACTCCCACCTCATCCCCGACCTCAGGGGCAACCTGAGGAGCTTCACGAGGCAGGAGTTCCGCTGTGTCAAGTGCAACACCAAATACAGAAGGCCGCCGATGAGCGGGAAGTGCCCGAAGTGCGGGGGGAAGATAGTTCTAACCGTCAGCAAGGGGGCCATAGAAAAGTACCTGTCCACAGCCAAAATGCTCGTTACGGAGTTTGACGTCCTAGACTACACGCGCCAGAGGATATGCATAACGGAGAAGGACATAGACACTCTCTTCACCAACGTCTTCCCCAGGGTTCAGACGACCCTCATGGTGGCCACCCCAAAGGACGTGTGCTCGACCATGATAGCGAGGAGGAGGGGCACGCTGAAGGAAAAGCCGAAGAAGAGCAACGGGAAGTCGTG